Proteins encoded together in one Oreochromis aureus strain Israel breed Guangdong linkage group 23, ZZ_aureus, whole genome shotgun sequence window:
- the dot1l gene encoding histone-lysine N-methyltransferase, H3 lysine-79 specific isoform X1: MGEKLELKLKSPVGAEPAGYPWPLPVYDKHHDAAHEIIETIRWVCEEIPDLKLAMENYVLIDYDTKSFESMQRLCDKYNRAIDSIHQLWKGTTQPMKLNKRPSNGLLRHILQQVYNHSVTDPEKLNNYEPFSPEVYGETSFDLVAQIIDEMEMMEEDTFVDLGSGVGQVVLQVAAATNCKHYYGVEKADIPATYAETMDKEFKKWMKWYGKKHGEYTLERGDFLSEEWKERIANTSIIFVNNFAFGPEVDHQLKERFANMKEGGKIVSSKPFAPLNFRINSRNLSDIGTIMRVVELSPLRGSVSWTGKPVSYYLHTIDRTILENYFASLKNPKLREEQEAARRRQQKDSKSNSTTPTKPKEPNKQDSCGEEERPSLVTVVKPSAKPRRTRLLAKGRKLNNKKRGRPKKATPAAEKKNKKNQSALDLLHAKTLSAAPPQDAYRPPQSPFYQLPPKVQHYTPSQLLLSPTPPGLEKLLDNIKIQYLQFMAYMKTPQYRSNLQQLLDQEKQKHRDLSGQAEQLHLVCQSHKEKIKGLFQTKLDELGVKALTVEDLLQAQKEISAHNLQLKEQTKQLERDMALLRDHSLLLLKSRCEELKLDWGSLCLESLLKEKQALRKQISEKQRHCLELQISIVELEKSQRQQELLQLKSYSPGESSPYRKNLESRASTDVDSSKLGLSSAPVLNGVSSELTINGTSSPCFDRVNSKGELLSRYLPISPDHELVAATPDARQRQQSFSHALPDYTRFSPAKIALRRHLNQDPTASAHLRGPGLTAHRDLGGVNSPLGAKQNCPSPNGCDAQNNLKSSERGVKERSPSVQGDNSITSLPISIPLSTVHPSKLPVSIPLASVVLPSRAERLRSTPSPVSQIGQTNGYSSISSMMNGGLHPEDHNGTSSPPPHSNTLTMGRGGPIQSPPLSTGGVLQYADGPPRIVPEDGPEGQGGESDAEAQESELRRRIFFSSSSSSSSSSSSSGSGGSAAGGSRLHHHTGNPAKQGYHSNHGNHHHQSPSTQHAHTPTHTSSSHSSHSLGSQEGRKRGRRKRGNPGPVMASGSPKRRSFPGLSSSNHSSGSPLNINSMVNNINQPLEISAISSPEQSSRSPVGPDLDQPPILKRERPLEMNGTGRYSTAPSSDDEDSGYPVDSSSSRIERKIATISLESRDGPGRLGDGERGRKSGSSSGNSTGSEASSSSSLSSTSKWKSTFSPISDPKQPNSDLRQGGSPFGIGGSGRGTDSDSDHKQQQVRKGSDGESSYSNPNPFLSQEASTRGGSSSAGGAQGGSSSDQRQTLQKQKASRDWELKNSGNLASQNLFISAAASSGGGILSGKVGGSPVAVSSSTGSSVGQYLGAQFPLGGTSVLQSLFGAQTGGSTVTGTPRLVNGHSALGSFSSAGLAGGAAGGIFHHVVPSVPSHQFGATLPTSGGLNSLLSLSSSSSSTSSQTQQHTTPQPASTRLAPVSSPMPLSLSQAQHSRTQSVLHSPSPPTLSLPPPPPLHSVPSSSTSTHSDSPASSRSDSLLSSRLSLSSLHHQRAQSSLSISSSTSAASVSAAASLSSSSLSASSASSSRPFAVHYSPRLPPPPPTSSSGGAGSMWRTQSMHGTYTTSQLPSSRPR; encoded by the exons GATAAACACCATGATGCTGCTCATGAAATCATCGAGACCATTCG GTGGGTGTGTGAGGAAATCCCAGACCTCAAACTGGCAATGGAAAATTACGTACTCATTGACTATGACACCAAGAG CTTTGAGAGCATGCAGAGGCTTTGTGACAAATACAACAGGGCCATTGACAGCATTCACCAGCTG TGGAAAGGGACCACCCAGCCCATGAAGCTAAACAAGCGTCCTTCCAACGGGCTGCTGAGACATATCTTACAGCAGGTGTACAACCACTCAGTGACCGACCCAGAGAAGCTCAACAACTATGAACCCTTCTCCCCCGAGGTGTACGGAGAGACCTCTTTCGACCTGGTGGCCCAGATTATCGATGAAATGGAAATGATGGAAGAAGATACCTTTGTTGACCTTGGCAGTG GAGTGGGGCAGGTGGTGCTGCAGGTTGCAGCAGCAACCAACTGTAAACACTACTACGGTGTAGAGAAAGCCGACATTCCAGCTACCTATGCAGAG ACCATGGAtaaagagtttaaaaaatgGATGAAATGGTATGGGAAGAAACACGGGGAGTACACA CTGGAAAGAGGTGATTTTCTGTCtgaagagtggaaagaaagaatCGCCAACACAAG TAttatttttgtgaataactttgcCTTTGGTCCAGAGGTAGATCACCAGCTGAAGGAGCGCTTTGCTAACATGAAGGAAG GAGGGAAAATTGTATCCTCCAAACCCTTTGCACCTTTAAACTTCAGAATCAACAGTCGAAACTTGAGTG ATATTGGCACAATTATGCGTGTGGTGGAGCTTTCTCCACTCAGAGGCTCTGTTTCCTGGACTGGAAAGCCAGTTTCCTACTACCTGCATACCATAGACCGCACCATA CTTGAAAACTACTTTGCTAGTCTCAAAAATCCTAAACTCAGG GAGGAGCAAGAGGCAGCTAGAAGACGTCAGCAGAAGGACAGTAAAAGCAATAGTACCACGCCCACAAAACCCAAGGAACCAAACAAG CAGGACTCCTGTGGTGAAGAGGAGCGTCCTAGCTTGGTGACTGTGGTCAAGCCCTCCGCTAAACCGAGAAGAACGCGACTCCTGGCCAAAGGTCGCAAGCTGAACAATAAGAAACGTGGTCGACCCAAGAAAGCTACCCCAGCTGCtgagaagaaaaataagaagaatCAGAGTGCATTGGATTTGCTGCATGCCAAGACCCTTTCTGCAGCACCCCCTCAGG ATGCATACCGACCACCTCAGAGTCCCTTCTACCAGCTACCTCCCAAGGTCCAGCACTATACCCCTAGTCAACTGCTGCTGAGCCCAACTCCCCCTGGTTTGGAAAAACTGCTAG ACAATATCAAAATTCAGTACCTCCAGTTTATGGCCTACATGAAGACTCCTCAGTACCGCTCCAACCTGCAACAACTTTTAGACCAAGAGAAG CAAAAACACAGGGACCTATCAGGGCAGGCGGAGCAGCTCCATTTGGTCTGTCAGTCTCACAAGGAGAAGATCAAAGGTCTCTTTCAGACTAAACTGGATGAG CTGGGAGTAAAAGCCCTGACTGTGGAGGACCTCCTTCAGGCCCAGAAGGAGATATCAGCCCATAACCTTCAGCTGAAGGAGCAAACCAAGCAGCTTGAGAGAGATATGGCTTTGCTGAGAGACCACAGCTTGCTGCTG CTGAAGTCTCGATGTGAGGAGTTGAAGCTGGACTGGGGCTCTTTGTGTCTGGAGAGTTTGTTGAAAGAGAAGCAGGCCCTGCGCAAACAGATCTCCGAGAAGCAGAGACACTGCTTGGAGTTGCAG ATAAGCATTGTGGAGCTGGAGAAAAGTCAAAGGCAGCAGGAGCTACTTCAGCTGAAATCCTACAGCCCTGGCGAAAGTTCCCCGTATAGAAAAAACCTGGAGTCCCGCGCTTCCACTGACGTGGACTCCTCTAAGCTTGGCCTGTCCTCAGCCCCAGTTCTCAACGGTGTTAGCTCAGAGCTTACTATCAACGGCACCAGCTCACCTTGTTTTGACCGGGTTAACTCCAAGGGTGAGCTTCTTTCTCGGTACCTGCCCATATCCCCGGACCATGAATTAGTGGCTGCCACCCCTGATGCTCGACAGAGGCAGCAAAGCTTCTCTCATGCTCTTCCTGACTACACACGCTTCTCCCCCGCCAAGATTGCCTTGCGTAGGCACCTTAACCAGGATCCTACTGCCTCTGCTCACTTAAGAGGTCCAGGGCTGACAGCACATAG ggaTCTGGGTGGTGTTAACTCTCCACTTGGAGCCAAACAGAACTGCCCCTCTCCCAACGGATGTGATGCTCAGAATAACCTCAAAAGCTCAGAGAGG GGCGTTAAAGAGAGGAGTCCATCTGTTCAAGGAGACAACAGCATTACAAGCCTTCCTATTAGTATCCCACTGAGCACTGTTCACCCAAGTAAATTACCAGTTAGCATCCCACTGGCCAGTGTGGTGCTACCCAGTCGTGCTGAGAGACTG AGAAGTACTCCGAGTCCTGTGTCACAGATCGGTCAGACCAATG GATATTCATCCATCTCCAGCATGATGAATGGAGGTCTGCACCCTGAGGACCACAATGGCACTTCTTCACCTCCTCCACACAGCAACACTTTAACAATGGGCCGAGGCGGTCCGATCCAGAGCCCCCCTCTCAGCACTGGGGGGGTGCTCCAGTATGCCGACGGACCCCCGAGGATTGTTCCAGAAGATGGACCGGAGGGCCAAGGAGGTGAATCGGACGCAGAAGCCCAGGAAAGTGAACTGCGAAGGAGGatctttttctcctcctcttcttcttcatcctcGTCTTCCTCTTCGTCAGGCAGCGGGGGCAGCGCGGCCGGAGGATCTCGCCTCCACCACCACACCGGCAACCCGGCCAAGCAGGGATACCACAGTAACCATGGaaaccaccaccaccaatcGCCCAGCACGCAGCACgctcacacacccacacatacgTCGTCATCGCACTCCTCTCACAGCCTCGGCTCTCAAGAGGGACGCAAGCGGGGGAGACGGAAACGTGGCAACCCGGGGCCTGTTATGGCCAGTGGATCCCCAAAGAGAAGATCATTCCCTGGGCTCAGCTCCAGCAACCACTCCTCAGGATCGCCACTCAATATCAACTCCATG GTGAACAACATCAACCAACCTCTGGAGATCTCTGCCATCTCCTCTCCAGAGCAATCAAGCCGCAGCCCCGTTGGGCCTGACCTAGACCAACCTCCCATCTTGAAGAGAGAGCGCCCCCTGGAGATGAACGGCACAGGTCGATATTCCACAGCACCCAGCTCTGACGATGAGGACTCGGGATATCCTGTTGACAGCTCCAGTTCTCG AATTGAAAGAAAAATAGCCACTATATCGTTGGAGAGCAGAGATGGACCTGGTAGACTCGGAGATGGTGAACGAG GCAGAAAATCGGGAAGCAGCAGTGGTAACAGCACCGGCAGTGAAGCCTCCTCATCGTCATCTTTGTCCTCTACCAGCAAATGGAAGTCTACCTTTTCACCCATTTCTGATCCCAAACAACCCAACTCTGACCTGAGACAGGGGGGCTCTCCGTTTGGCATCGGGGGTTCGGGTCGGGGCACAGACTCAGATTCTgaccacaaacagcagcaggtgaGGAAAGGGAGCGATGGAGAGTCCAGCTACAGCAATCCAAACCCTTTCCTCAGTCAGGAGGCAAGTACCAGGGGTGGAAGCAGCAGTGCTGGTGGTGCTCAAGGAGGAAGCAGTTCAGACCAGCGCCAGACCCTCCAGAAGCAGAAAGCGTCCCGTGACTGGGAGCTGAAGAACAGCGGCAATCTGGCCAGTCAGAACCTCTTCATTTCTGCTGCCGCCAGCAGCGGAGGGGGGATTCTTAGTGGGAAAGTGGGAGGCAGTCCTGTAGCTGTTTCCTCAAGCACTGGGTCATCTGTGGGGCAGTACCTGGGGGCCCAGTTCCCACTTGGAGGGACCTCAGTCTTGCAATCTTTGTTTGGGGCCCAGACCGGCGGATCCACGGTGACTGGGACCCCTCGGCTTGTCAACGGACACTCTGCCCTAGGAAGCTTCTCCAGTGCTGGGTTGGCAGGGGGAGCAGCTGGAG GTATATTTCACCACGTGGTTCCCTCAGTGCCCTCCCATCAGTTTGGGGCAACGCTCCCCACCTCAGGAGGCCTCAACTCTCTGctcagtctctcctcctcctcttcctctaccTCCTCCCAAACCCAGCAACACACCACTCCTCAGCCAGCCTCCACGCGCCTGGCGCCCGTGTCCTCGCCTATGCCCCTCTCGTTATCCCAGGCCCAGCACAGCCGCACGCAGTCGGTCCTGCATAGCCCCTCTCCTCCCACGCTCTCCCtgccccctcctccacccttGCATAGCGTCCCCTCCTCGTCGACATCCACGCACTCTGACTCCCCAGCATCTTCTCGATCagactccctcctctcctcgcgtctgtccctctcctctctccaccACCAGAGAGCACAATCATCCCTCTCCATCTCATCCTCTACCTCTGCTGcttctgtctctgctgctgcatccctctcctcttcctctctctcagcctcctctgcctcctcctctcGTCCATTTGCAGTGCACTACTCCCCCCGTCTGCCCCCTCCGCCACCGACCAGCAGTTCTGGTGGTGCTGGGAGCATGTGGAGGACTCAGAGCATGCATGGTACCTACACCACCTCCCAGCTCCCCAGCTCCCGACCTAGATAG
- the dot1l gene encoding histone-lysine N-methyltransferase, H3 lysine-79 specific isoform X4 — MGRNTGSTHWKEVIFCLKSGKKESPTQEVDHQLKERFANMKEGGKIVSSKPFAPLNFRINSRNLSDIGTIMRVVELSPLRGSVSWTGKPVSYYLHTIDRTILENYFASLKNPKLREEQEAARRRQQKDSKSNSTTPTKPKEPNKQDSCGEEERPSLVTVVKPSAKPRRTRLLAKGRKLNNKKRGRPKKATPAAEKKNKKNQSALDLLHAKTLSAAPPQDAYRPPQSPFYQLPPKVQHYTPSQLLLSPTPPGLEKLLDNIKIQYLQFMAYMKTPQYRSNLQQLLDQEKQKHRDLSGQAEQLHLVCQSHKEKIKGLFQTKLDELGVKALTVEDLLQAQKEISAHNLQLKEQTKQLERDMALLRDHSLLLLKSRCEELKLDWGSLCLESLLKEKQALRKQISEKQRHCLELQISIVELEKSQRQQELLQLKSYSPGESSPYRKNLESRASTDVDSSKLGLSSAPVLNGVSSELTINGTSSPCFDRVNSKGELLSRYLPISPDHELVAATPDARQRQQSFSHALPDYTRFSPAKIALRRHLNQDPTASAHLRGPGLTAHRDLGGVNSPLGAKQNCPSPNGCDAQNNLKSSERGVKERSPSVQGDNSITSLPISIPLSTVHPSKLPVSIPLASVVLPSRAERLRSTPSPVSQIGQTNGYSSISSMMNGGLHPEDHNGTSSPPPHSNTLTMGRGGPIQSPPLSTGGVLQYADGPPRIVPEDGPEGQGGESDAEAQESELRRRIFFSSSSSSSSSSSSSGSGGSAAGGSRLHHHTGNPAKQGYHSNHGNHHHQSPSTQHAHTPTHTSSSHSSHSLGSQEGRKRGRRKRGNPGPVMASGSPKRRSFPGLSSSNHSSGSPLNINSMVNNINQPLEISAISSPEQSSRSPVGPDLDQPPILKRERPLEMNGTGRYSTAPSSDDEDSGYPVDSSSSRIERKIATISLESRDGPGRLGDGERGRKSGSSSGNSTGSEASSSSSLSSTSKWKSTFSPISDPKQPNSDLRQGGSPFGIGGSGRGTDSDSDHKQQQVRKGSDGESSYSNPNPFLSQEASTRGGSSSAGGAQGGSSSDQRQTLQKQKASRDWELKNSGNLASQNLFISAAASSGGGILSGKVGGSPVAVSSSTGSSVGQYLGAQFPLGGTSVLQSLFGAQTGGSTVTGTPRLVNGHSALGSFSSAGLAGGAAGGIFHHVVPSVPSHQFGATLPTSGGLNSLLSLSSSSSSTSSQTQQHTTPQPASTRLAPVSSPMPLSLSQAQHSRTQSVLHSPSPPTLSLPPPPPLHSVPSSSTSTHSDSPASSRSDSLLSSRLSLSSLHHQRAQSSLSISSSTSAASVSAAASLSSSSLSASSASSSRPFAVHYSPRLPPPPPTSSSGGAGSMWRTQSMHGTYTTSQLPSSRPR; from the exons ATGGGAAGAAACACGGGGAGTACACA CTGGAAAGAGGTGATTTTCTGTCtgaagagtggaaagaaagaatCGCCAACACAAG AGGTAGATCACCAGCTGAAGGAGCGCTTTGCTAACATGAAGGAAG GAGGGAAAATTGTATCCTCCAAACCCTTTGCACCTTTAAACTTCAGAATCAACAGTCGAAACTTGAGTG ATATTGGCACAATTATGCGTGTGGTGGAGCTTTCTCCACTCAGAGGCTCTGTTTCCTGGACTGGAAAGCCAGTTTCCTACTACCTGCATACCATAGACCGCACCATA CTTGAAAACTACTTTGCTAGTCTCAAAAATCCTAAACTCAGG GAGGAGCAAGAGGCAGCTAGAAGACGTCAGCAGAAGGACAGTAAAAGCAATAGTACCACGCCCACAAAACCCAAGGAACCAAACAAG CAGGACTCCTGTGGTGAAGAGGAGCGTCCTAGCTTGGTGACTGTGGTCAAGCCCTCCGCTAAACCGAGAAGAACGCGACTCCTGGCCAAAGGTCGCAAGCTGAACAATAAGAAACGTGGTCGACCCAAGAAAGCTACCCCAGCTGCtgagaagaaaaataagaagaatCAGAGTGCATTGGATTTGCTGCATGCCAAGACCCTTTCTGCAGCACCCCCTCAGG ATGCATACCGACCACCTCAGAGTCCCTTCTACCAGCTACCTCCCAAGGTCCAGCACTATACCCCTAGTCAACTGCTGCTGAGCCCAACTCCCCCTGGTTTGGAAAAACTGCTAG ACAATATCAAAATTCAGTACCTCCAGTTTATGGCCTACATGAAGACTCCTCAGTACCGCTCCAACCTGCAACAACTTTTAGACCAAGAGAAG CAAAAACACAGGGACCTATCAGGGCAGGCGGAGCAGCTCCATTTGGTCTGTCAGTCTCACAAGGAGAAGATCAAAGGTCTCTTTCAGACTAAACTGGATGAG CTGGGAGTAAAAGCCCTGACTGTGGAGGACCTCCTTCAGGCCCAGAAGGAGATATCAGCCCATAACCTTCAGCTGAAGGAGCAAACCAAGCAGCTTGAGAGAGATATGGCTTTGCTGAGAGACCACAGCTTGCTGCTG CTGAAGTCTCGATGTGAGGAGTTGAAGCTGGACTGGGGCTCTTTGTGTCTGGAGAGTTTGTTGAAAGAGAAGCAGGCCCTGCGCAAACAGATCTCCGAGAAGCAGAGACACTGCTTGGAGTTGCAG ATAAGCATTGTGGAGCTGGAGAAAAGTCAAAGGCAGCAGGAGCTACTTCAGCTGAAATCCTACAGCCCTGGCGAAAGTTCCCCGTATAGAAAAAACCTGGAGTCCCGCGCTTCCACTGACGTGGACTCCTCTAAGCTTGGCCTGTCCTCAGCCCCAGTTCTCAACGGTGTTAGCTCAGAGCTTACTATCAACGGCACCAGCTCACCTTGTTTTGACCGGGTTAACTCCAAGGGTGAGCTTCTTTCTCGGTACCTGCCCATATCCCCGGACCATGAATTAGTGGCTGCCACCCCTGATGCTCGACAGAGGCAGCAAAGCTTCTCTCATGCTCTTCCTGACTACACACGCTTCTCCCCCGCCAAGATTGCCTTGCGTAGGCACCTTAACCAGGATCCTACTGCCTCTGCTCACTTAAGAGGTCCAGGGCTGACAGCACATAG ggaTCTGGGTGGTGTTAACTCTCCACTTGGAGCCAAACAGAACTGCCCCTCTCCCAACGGATGTGATGCTCAGAATAACCTCAAAAGCTCAGAGAGG GGCGTTAAAGAGAGGAGTCCATCTGTTCAAGGAGACAACAGCATTACAAGCCTTCCTATTAGTATCCCACTGAGCACTGTTCACCCAAGTAAATTACCAGTTAGCATCCCACTGGCCAGTGTGGTGCTACCCAGTCGTGCTGAGAGACTG AGAAGTACTCCGAGTCCTGTGTCACAGATCGGTCAGACCAATG GATATTCATCCATCTCCAGCATGATGAATGGAGGTCTGCACCCTGAGGACCACAATGGCACTTCTTCACCTCCTCCACACAGCAACACTTTAACAATGGGCCGAGGCGGTCCGATCCAGAGCCCCCCTCTCAGCACTGGGGGGGTGCTCCAGTATGCCGACGGACCCCCGAGGATTGTTCCAGAAGATGGACCGGAGGGCCAAGGAGGTGAATCGGACGCAGAAGCCCAGGAAAGTGAACTGCGAAGGAGGatctttttctcctcctcttcttcttcatcctcGTCTTCCTCTTCGTCAGGCAGCGGGGGCAGCGCGGCCGGAGGATCTCGCCTCCACCACCACACCGGCAACCCGGCCAAGCAGGGATACCACAGTAACCATGGaaaccaccaccaccaatcGCCCAGCACGCAGCACgctcacacacccacacatacgTCGTCATCGCACTCCTCTCACAGCCTCGGCTCTCAAGAGGGACGCAAGCGGGGGAGACGGAAACGTGGCAACCCGGGGCCTGTTATGGCCAGTGGATCCCCAAAGAGAAGATCATTCCCTGGGCTCAGCTCCAGCAACCACTCCTCAGGATCGCCACTCAATATCAACTCCATG GTGAACAACATCAACCAACCTCTGGAGATCTCTGCCATCTCCTCTCCAGAGCAATCAAGCCGCAGCCCCGTTGGGCCTGACCTAGACCAACCTCCCATCTTGAAGAGAGAGCGCCCCCTGGAGATGAACGGCACAGGTCGATATTCCACAGCACCCAGCTCTGACGATGAGGACTCGGGATATCCTGTTGACAGCTCCAGTTCTCG AATTGAAAGAAAAATAGCCACTATATCGTTGGAGAGCAGAGATGGACCTGGTAGACTCGGAGATGGTGAACGAG GCAGAAAATCGGGAAGCAGCAGTGGTAACAGCACCGGCAGTGAAGCCTCCTCATCGTCATCTTTGTCCTCTACCAGCAAATGGAAGTCTACCTTTTCACCCATTTCTGATCCCAAACAACCCAACTCTGACCTGAGACAGGGGGGCTCTCCGTTTGGCATCGGGGGTTCGGGTCGGGGCACAGACTCAGATTCTgaccacaaacagcagcaggtgaGGAAAGGGAGCGATGGAGAGTCCAGCTACAGCAATCCAAACCCTTTCCTCAGTCAGGAGGCAAGTACCAGGGGTGGAAGCAGCAGTGCTGGTGGTGCTCAAGGAGGAAGCAGTTCAGACCAGCGCCAGACCCTCCAGAAGCAGAAAGCGTCCCGTGACTGGGAGCTGAAGAACAGCGGCAATCTGGCCAGTCAGAACCTCTTCATTTCTGCTGCCGCCAGCAGCGGAGGGGGGATTCTTAGTGGGAAAGTGGGAGGCAGTCCTGTAGCTGTTTCCTCAAGCACTGGGTCATCTGTGGGGCAGTACCTGGGGGCCCAGTTCCCACTTGGAGGGACCTCAGTCTTGCAATCTTTGTTTGGGGCCCAGACCGGCGGATCCACGGTGACTGGGACCCCTCGGCTTGTCAACGGACACTCTGCCCTAGGAAGCTTCTCCAGTGCTGGGTTGGCAGGGGGAGCAGCTGGAG GTATATTTCACCACGTGGTTCCCTCAGTGCCCTCCCATCAGTTTGGGGCAACGCTCCCCACCTCAGGAGGCCTCAACTCTCTGctcagtctctcctcctcctcttcctctaccTCCTCCCAAACCCAGCAACACACCACTCCTCAGCCAGCCTCCACGCGCCTGGCGCCCGTGTCCTCGCCTATGCCCCTCTCGTTATCCCAGGCCCAGCACAGCCGCACGCAGTCGGTCCTGCATAGCCCCTCTCCTCCCACGCTCTCCCtgccccctcctccacccttGCATAGCGTCCCCTCCTCGTCGACATCCACGCACTCTGACTCCCCAGCATCTTCTCGATCagactccctcctctcctcgcgtctgtccctctcctctctccaccACCAGAGAGCACAATCATCCCTCTCCATCTCATCCTCTACCTCTGCTGcttctgtctctgctgctgcatccctctcctcttcctctctctcagcctcctctgcctcctcctctcGTCCATTTGCAGTGCACTACTCCCCCCGTCTGCCCCCTCCGCCACCGACCAGCAGTTCTGGTGGTGCTGGGAGCATGTGGAGGACTCAGAGCATGCATGGTACCTACACCACCTCCCAGCTCCCCAGCTCCCGACCTAGATAG